The Mycolicibacterium mucogenicum DSM 44124 genomic sequence GGCGGGAACTGCCAGCAGCGCCAACGTCAGTGCGATACCGGCCCATTCGGTGCGCGTCGGTCGGCGCTCGGCGGTGCCGTAGACGACGGCGAAGACCATCACCCCGACGGCCAGGTAGCCGGCGCTCAAAGACGACGGCCGCCACAGCGCAGTACCGAGCAGACCGGCTACCACGGCGAGCGCCACCACCCGGTGTGGCGCTGTCGCCAGCGGACTGATCGGCCACACCCGTCGCGGCAACATCGTCCAGCCGGGCTCACCGCGGCGCGGCAGTGCCGGCCCGATCAGCGGCGGGACCATCGGCGGCCCTGGATATCCCATCAACATCGTCATGCGGACCGCTCCTCTGATTCCGGAATGCTCACCCTGAAGCGGCATCCCACGTTCGTCTCCACCACGTCGATAGCTCCGCCGTGCAACTCGACCGCCCAGCGGGCGATCGCCAAACCCAGACCGGTGCCACCGTCAGAGGTGGCCCCGCGGGTGAACCGTTCGAAGACCCGCTCACGCTCAACCGGCGCGATGCCCGGCCCTTGATCGGCGACCTCCAGGCGCAGGCCCGCGGCGTCACGCGTCGCTCGCACCGTCACACTGCCGCCGGGCGGGCTGTGCCGAATCGCGTTGTCCACCAGATTGACCACCACCTGCCGTAGCCGCGCCGGATCGGCCAGCGCCGTCAGACCGGGTGGTGACACCTCGACCGCGACTGGCACGTCATCGGCGGAAACCGAGACGTGCTCGACGGCGGCACGCAGGAAGGCCTCGACGTCGAACCGGTTGATCCGCAAGGGAATTGCCCCGCCTTCGAGGCGAGACAGGTCCAGCAGATCGGTCACCAATTCGCCGAGGCGTTCGGTCTGCGACAGCGCCAACCGCATCGTCTGCGCATCGGGTTCAACGACTCCGTCGACCACGTTCTCCAGGACCGCCTGCAATGCGGTGATGGGCGTGCGTAGTTCATGGGACACGTTGCCGATCAGTCCGCGCCGGTATTCGTCGGCGGCACCGAGGTCGGCTGCCATCTGATTGAATGCCGTTGCGAGTTGGCCGACTTCATCACGCGACGTGGCGCGGACCCGAATGCTGTAGTCGCCCTTGGCCATCGCGCGGGCCGCGGCGGTCATCTGCCGCAAGGGTGACGTCATGCCGTGGGCCATGAACTGGGTGAAGAGCAGTGAGGTCAGCAGAGCGGACAGCAGCGCGTATCGGAACTGCCAGCTCGCGCCGATCCAGAAGGTGAACGACGCCAACAGGATTGCTCCGCCGACCAGCAGTCCCATCTTGATCTTGAAGGACGCGAACGGATCCAGTGGCCGGGGCAGCCGGTCCCATAGTTCGCCGAAGGTGCTCACCGTGGTACCTCTAGGGCATAGCCGACCCCATGCACGGTCCGGATGAGCTCGGCACCGAGCTTGCGGCGCAACGCCTTCACGTGGCTGTCGACCGTGCGCGTCTCGGCGCCCGACCCCCAGCCCCAGACGTGCTCCAGCAGCGTCTCGCGGTCCACCGCGGCTCTGGGACGACCGGCGAGGAAGGCCAGTAGATCGAATTCGGTTCGGGTGAGGTGGATTTCGATATCACCCTGGTGCACCCGGCGTTCGGCGAGGTCGATGCGGTATTCCCCCACCGACAGCGGCTGGTCCCCGGCCGCCCGGTCCACCCGACGCAGCAACACCCGCACCCGCGCAACCAGCTCCCGCATGCTGAACGGTTTGGTGAGATAGTCGTCGGCGCCGATCCCCAGGCCGATCAGCATGTCGGTCTCGTCGGTGCGGGCGGTCAACATCAGCACCGGCACCGGACGCTCGGCCTGGATGCGCCGGCAGACTTCCAACCCGTCGAAGCCGGGCAGCATGACGTCCAGCACCACCAGGTCGGGCCGTGTCGCTGCCGCCGCGGCCACTGCCGAAGGCCCGTCGACGGCCGTCTCCACCTGGAACGACTCGGCCCGCAGGCGGGTGGCGACCGAGGACAGGATGGTCGGCTCGTCGTCGACCACCAGGATTCGCTTCACGCTTTCCGACTGTAAGCGCGGTTTGTGGGGCTTACCGGCAGTGATTGTGAAGAAACTGTGGAGACTTCTCGCGAGCTTTCCGTCAGCTGCACTCAGCCCTACGGCGCTGGCGTAACCACCCCAAGGCGTGATGGCAACTGCTGCTCGCGGTCGCGATATTCATGTACCCAGTGTTTGCGTTCGCGACAGGAAGAGGCGGACCGGGCCAAAAGGCGGTCTCCGCGGGCCTGGCGATAGCGGCTGGAATCAGCTTCGGCTACCGGGATCGGTTCTTGCACAACCCGATTGCAGCAGGCCAACGCATCCAGTTCGCTCTGGTCTCCCTGATCACGCTCGGTGTGTTCCCGATCTGTTATCTAGGCGCGTACCACGCGAGCAGGCGATTCATCTCGAAAACCGAAGCGTACGGACGACATTCGCGTCGCCAAACATGAGCTTGTGTGCGAAGAATCGTGGATTTTTCGCACACAAGCTCACGTTCGGCGCGGGAAACTGTTCCTTCGATTTGAAGTGCTGGTAGCGACTGCCTGGCAGGATGCCGGCCGAGTCTGCGATGTCCCGGACAGTGGTTGCCTTCAGCCCACGCTCAGCGAACACCGCCGCGGCGAGCTTGAAGTAGCTCGTCGCGCCTGCTCGCGGGTTGACTGGCGGTGGAGACGCCATCTCAACAGCATGGAAACCAAGCGCTTGCTAGGGTAGGTCGGGCCGGTGTTGACTTGGCCACTACGTACACAAAGATCGAGTGCTCACAGGGGTCGCGCACGTTGAGGCGATCGCGGCCCTGAGAGCAGGCGAGGTCACACGCGCGGTTCTCGACCGCGACCGATAGATGGGATGCGTAAAGCGTCGGGCGCTTCGATTCGAGCCCTATGCTTGCGCGCAGCACGACTCGAAATGGATGAGTAGCAGGAGATCATGAGCACGACACAGCGTGCCCTGGAGGGTATCCGGGTCATCGACATGACCCGCGTCTTCGCCGGCCCGATCAGCGCGCAGATACTGGGCGACCTCGGCGCTGACGTCATCAAGGTGGAGCGACCGGGCAGCGGTGACGAAGGGCGCGGTTACGGTCTTGCCTCGGTCGAGGGCAAGGACGGCAAGGACCTTCGCCAGTCCGGCTTCTTCACCGCGTCGAACCGCAACAAGCGGTCGATCACGGTCAACCACTCCAAGCCGGAGGGGCAGGACATCCTGCGTGCCCTGGTCAAGACCGCGGACATCCTGATCGAGAATTACAAGGTCGGCGACCTCAAGCGGTTCGGGCTGGACTACGAGAGCCTGAAGGCGATCAATCCCCGCCTCATCTACTGCTCGATCACCGGCTTTGGCCAGACCGGGCCAATGGCGGCGCGCGCGGGCTACGACGGGTTGTTCCAGGCGAGCGGCGGCATGATGGCCGTGACCGGCATCCCCGAAGGCCAACCCGGCGCGGGGCCAGTGAAAGCCGGTCCCAGCCTGGTCGATTTCGTGACTGGCCACAACAGCGCCATCGCGATCCTCGCCGCGCTGAACCATCGCAACAACACCGGCGAGGGCCAGCACATCGACATGGCGCTGCTCGACAGTTCCGTGGCGATGATCTGCCACATCATGCAGGACTATCTGATCAGCGGCGTCCAGGCGGAGCGTCTGGGCAATGGTGGCAACGGCGGCGGCCCCGCCGACCTCATCCATGCGCGCGACGGCATGACGTACATCACGGCCGGGAGCGACGCTCACTGGCGGCGCATGTCGGAGTTGATGGGCCAGCCCGAGCTCTACGACGACCCGCGCTTCGACACCAACGCCAAGCGGGCCAAGATCAATCGCGCGGAGTTGATCGACATCATCAACGTGTGGAGCCGGCAGTTCACGACGGAGGAGCTCCAGGCGAAGTTCGACAGCGTGGGCATCCCGGCCGCGCGCTATAACGATCTGGCGGAGGTCTGGGAAGATCCGCAGGTGCAGCACCGGGGCCTGCGCGCGACGACGCCGCATGCATGGGCCGCCGCCGGATCGGTCGACCTGATCGGCAGCCCGCTGGCGGGTATGAGTGCCACGCCAGCGACGATCCGCCTAGCGCCGCCAGTGATCGGCGAGCACAACGCGGAGATACTCGGTGAACTGGGCTATGACGCGGCGCGGATCGCGGACTTGCAGGAGCAGGCGATCATCTGATCGAGAGGGTCCGCCACCAGGTCAGGCTTGCGAGATCGCGAGCCAGCCACACATGAAAATGCCCGCCTAATTGCGACAACGTTGTCGCAATTAGGCGGGCAAGTGCACATATCCGAACCTCGCGGCCGGATGAAAACTACGCCCGCTGGCTCGATACCGAAATGATCTCGCCGGTCAGGTAGCTCGAGTAGTCGCTGGCCAAATACGCGATGGTGGTGGCGATTTCCCACGGCTCGGCGGCACGGCCGAATGCCTCGTCCGACGACAGCCGGTCCAGCAGCGCGGCATCGGCCGACTTCTCCAGGAACTTGTGCCGCGCGATGCTCGGGGACACCGCGTTGATGCGGACGCCGTACTCGACGGCTTCGATTGCGCTGCAACGGGTCAGCGCCATGACGCCGGCCTTGGCGGCGGCGTAGTGCGACTGCGAGTGCTGGGCGCGCCAGCCCAGGACACTGGCGTTGTTGACGATCACGCCGCCGTGCTCGACGCCGCGGAAGTACCGCAGGGCGGCGCGGGTCGCGCGCATCACCGAGTTCAGGGTGACGTTGAGGACGCGGTCCCACTCGTCGTCGGTCATGTCGACCAGCGGGGTCTCCCCGCCCAGGCCGGCGTTGTTGACCAGCACGTCCAGCCGGCCCATCTTCTCGACGGCCGCGGTGATCAGGGCGTCGACGGCCTCGGTGGAGGTGACGTCGCAGACGACGGCCTCGACCTTGCCCAGGCCGAGTGCGGCCAGCTGGTCACGCGTTTCGTTGAGGCGACGCTCGTGGTAGTCGGACACCACGACGTCGGCGCCTTCCAGCAGCGCGCGACGGGCGGTGGACGAGCCGATGCCGGTGCCGGCGGCGGCCGTCACGAGGACGACCTTGCCCTTCAGCAGGCCGTGGCCCTCAACCTCGGTAGGAGCAACTGAAAGATCCATCAGCCCTTGGCCTCTCGGGGTAGGCCGAGCACGCGCTCGGCGATAATGTTGCGCTGAATTTCGTTGGAGCCGCCGTAGATGGTGTCCGACCGGGAGAACAGGTACAGGCGCTGCCACTCGTCGAACTCGCCGCCGGGCAGCGTCAGCCCCGCCATGCCCTGCACGTCCATGGCGATCTCACCGAGCTCGCGATGCCAGTTGGCCCACAACAGCTTTGACACGTTGTCCTGGCCCGGCTGCTCGACGTCCATGGTGGCCATCGCGTAGGACCGCATGGCCTGCAGGCCGGTCCACGATTCAGTCAGCTTGTGCCGGATCAGCGGATCGTCGATGGCGCCGGTGGTCTTGGCGACACCGATCAGACCCTCGAGCTCGCGCTTGTAACGGATCTGCTGACCCAGCGTCGAAACACCACGCTCGAAGGTCAGCGTCGCCATCGCCACGCCCCAGCCCTGCCCGGGCTCCCCGACCACCAGCGATGCCTCGGTGCGGGCGTCGTCGAAGAACACCTCGTTGAATTCGGAGTCGCCGGTCAACTGAACGATCGGGCGGATCTCGACGCCCGGCTGGTCCAGCGGCACCAACAGATAGGAGAGCCCGTGGTGACGCTTGGAGCCCTTCTCGGTGCGGGCCACCACGAAGCACCACTGCGCCCAGTGTGCCAGCGAGGTCCAGACTTTCTGACCGTTGATGACCCACTCGTCGCCGACGAGTTCGGCCGCCGTCGAGACGTTGGCCAGATCGCTACCGGCGCCGGGCTCGGAGTAGCCCTGGGCCCACAGCTCGGTGACGCCCCGGATGTTCGGCAGGAAGCGCTTCTTCTGCTCTTCGGTGCCGTACGCGATGAGCGTCGGCCCGAGCAGTTCCTCACCGAGGTGGTTGACCTTGTCCGGGGCGTCCGCCTTGGCGTACTCCTCGTAGAAGGCGACGCGGTGCGCGACCGACAAGCCGCGGCCACCGTGCTCCTCAGGCCAGCCCAGGCAGGTCAGGCCTGCCGCGGCCAGGTGCTGGTTCCACGCGCGTCGTTCTTCGTATGCCTCGTGCTCACGGCCGGGGCCACCAAGACCTTTGAGAGCTGCGAATTCACCGACGAGATTGTCTGCGAGCCATTGCCGGACCTCAGCCCGGAACGTCTGGACCTCTATCACCCTTATAGGCTAACCTACCAAGCACTTGCTTTGTTAGAGGGAGTTCCAATGAGTGGGTCCGACGGCACCCAGCAGCCCGGTCGGCAGACCCCACCGCAGACCTACACCAAAGAACATTTGGCTAACTTCAAGACGCCGCGGTC encodes the following:
- a CDS encoding CaiB/BaiF CoA transferase family protein, translated to MSTTQRALEGIRVIDMTRVFAGPISAQILGDLGADVIKVERPGSGDEGRGYGLASVEGKDGKDLRQSGFFTASNRNKRSITVNHSKPEGQDILRALVKTADILIENYKVGDLKRFGLDYESLKAINPRLIYCSITGFGQTGPMAARAGYDGLFQASGGMMAVTGIPEGQPGAGPVKAGPSLVDFVTGHNSAIAILAALNHRNNTGEGQHIDMALLDSSVAMICHIMQDYLISGVQAERLGNGGNGGGPADLIHARDGMTYITAGSDAHWRRMSELMGQPELYDDPRFDTNAKRAKINRAELIDIINVWSRQFTTEELQAKFDSVGIPAARYNDLAEVWEDPQVQHRGLRATTPHAWAAAGSVDLIGSPLAGMSATPATIRLAPPVIGEHNAEILGELGYDAARIADLQEQAII
- the ipdF gene encoding (5R,7aS)-5-hydroxy-7a-methyl-1-oxo-2,3,5,6,7,7a-hexahydro-1H-indene-carboxyl-CoA reductase, yielding MDLSVAPTEVEGHGLLKGKVVLVTAAAGTGIGSSTARRALLEGADVVVSDYHERRLNETRDQLAALGLGKVEAVVCDVTSTEAVDALITAAVEKMGRLDVLVNNAGLGGETPLVDMTDDEWDRVLNVTLNSVMRATRAALRYFRGVEHGGVIVNNASVLGWRAQHSQSHYAAAKAGVMALTRCSAIEAVEYGVRINAVSPSIARHKFLEKSADAALLDRLSSDEAFGRAAEPWEIATTIAYLASDYSSYLTGEIISVSSQRA
- a CDS encoding response regulator transcription factor; the encoded protein is MKRILVVDDEPTILSSVATRLRAESFQVETAVDGPSAVAAAAATRPDLVVLDVMLPGFDGLEVCRRIQAERPVPVLMLTARTDETDMLIGLGIGADDYLTKPFSMRELVARVRVLLRRVDRAAGDQPLSVGEYRIDLAERRVHQGDIEIHLTRTEFDLLAFLAGRPRAAVDRETLLEHVWGWGSGAETRTVDSHVKALRRKLGAELIRTVHGVGYALEVPR
- a CDS encoding HAMP domain-containing sensor histidine kinase; this encodes MSTFGELWDRLPRPLDPFASFKIKMGLLVGGAILLASFTFWIGASWQFRYALLSALLTSLLFTQFMAHGMTSPLRQMTAAARAMAKGDYSIRVRATSRDEVGQLATAFNQMAADLGAADEYRRGLIGNVSHELRTPITALQAVLENVVDGVVEPDAQTMRLALSQTERLGELVTDLLDLSRLEGGAIPLRINRFDVEAFLRAAVEHVSVSADDVPVAVEVSPPGLTALADPARLRQVVVNLVDNAIRHSPPGGSVTVRATRDAAGLRLEVADQGPGIAPVERERVFERFTRGATSDGGTGLGLAIARWAVELHGGAIDVVETNVGCRFRVSIPESEERSA
- the ipdE1 gene encoding acyl-CoA dehydrogenase IpdE1, giving the protein MIEVQTFRAEVRQWLADNLVGEFAALKGLGGPGREHEAYEERRAWNQHLAAAGLTCLGWPEEHGGRGLSVAHRVAFYEEYAKADAPDKVNHLGEELLGPTLIAYGTEEQKKRFLPNIRGVTELWAQGYSEPGAGSDLANVSTAAELVGDEWVINGQKVWTSLAHWAQWCFVVARTEKGSKRHHGLSYLLVPLDQPGVEIRPIVQLTGDSEFNEVFFDDARTEASLVVGEPGQGWGVAMATLTFERGVSTLGQQIRYKRELEGLIGVAKTTGAIDDPLIRHKLTESWTGLQAMRSYAMATMDVEQPGQDNVSKLLWANWHRELGEIAMDVQGMAGLTLPGGEFDEWQRLYLFSRSDTIYGGSNEIQRNIIAERVLGLPREAKG